From a region of the Rathayibacter sp. VKM Ac-2804 genome:
- a CDS encoding SufE family protein, with translation MTTELLSPALRDIRDEFLALEKPERLQLLLEFSNDLPELPERYRDHPDLFERVEECQSPVFIVVEFDGDVIHLHATAPREAPTTRGFASILAQGLDGLTPEQVLAVPDDFPQTIGLSEAVSPLRLRGMSALLGRTKRQIRAHLAA, from the coding sequence ATGACCACCGAACTGCTCTCCCCCGCGCTCCGCGACATCCGCGACGAGTTCCTCGCCCTCGAGAAGCCGGAGCGCCTCCAGCTCCTCCTCGAGTTCTCGAACGATCTCCCCGAGCTGCCCGAGCGCTACCGCGACCACCCCGACCTGTTCGAGCGGGTCGAGGAGTGCCAGTCGCCCGTCTTCATCGTCGTCGAGTTCGACGGCGACGTGATCCACCTGCACGCGACCGCCCCGCGCGAGGCGCCGACCACCCGCGGCTTCGCCTCGATCCTCGCCCAGGGCCTCGACGGCCTGACGCCCGAGCAGGTGCTCGCCGTGCCCGACGACTTCCCGCAGACCATCGGCCTGTCCGAGGCGGTCTCACCGCTGCGGCTGCGCGGGATGAGCGCGCTGCTCGGCCGCACCAAGCGCCAGATCCGCGCCCACCTCGCGGCCTGA
- a CDS encoding 3-hydroxyacyl-CoA dehydrogenase NAD-binding domain-containing protein, producing MLEGFEDLVDLAEGEVVTHSYVRDVPLPSGRVLALITLDNDRDHTRPSTFGPAGLFELADVLLAQQARAKAGEIQAVGVTGKPFILAAGADLSKVGSIPSHEIGRQLARLGHTTLGMLSELGVPSFVFINGLALGGGTEIALNADYRTVDASIPALGLPEVFLGIIPGWGGAWLLPNLIGIENALKVIVENPLKNNRTLKGQDVFDLGIADAIFPSASFLENSLVWADGVLDGSVEVKRPNVPGKIERLVKWDAAIAIARKQLESKIGTVAASPYRALDLLKAARSSTREEGFAAEDEALADLVSGDQFRASIYAFDLVQKRAKRPAGAPDKSLAKPVTKVGVIGAGLMATQFALLFVRRLQVPVVITDLDQERVDRGVASIVGEIDTLLAKGRLSPDDANRLRGLVTGTTDRADFADADWVIEAVFEELSVKQEVFADIERYVSPTAVLATNTSSLSVERIGERLEHPERLVGFHFFNPVAVMPLIEVVNTPQTDDETLSTAMVTAAKLKKNAVITRDTPGFVVNRVLAKVLGEAMHAVDTGTPFEVVEASLEPFGLPMTPFELLELVGLKVGAHVLDTHHAAFPDRFYDSANLHRLAELGHVFERDAKGRVKGVDKRAVAIVKGGSDPMTAEELRLRVETGLADEVKRMLDDDVVHAAEDIDLCLILGAGYPFQMGGLTPYLDRVGASERAFGGTFHEPAVRGVQ from the coding sequence ATGCTCGAAGGATTCGAGGACCTGGTCGATCTCGCCGAGGGCGAGGTCGTCACCCACTCCTACGTCCGCGACGTGCCGCTGCCCAGCGGCCGCGTCCTGGCGCTGATCACGCTCGACAACGACCGCGACCACACGCGGCCGAGCACCTTCGGCCCCGCCGGACTGTTCGAGCTGGCCGACGTGCTGCTCGCCCAGCAGGCGCGCGCGAAGGCCGGCGAGATCCAGGCGGTGGGAGTGACGGGCAAGCCGTTCATCCTCGCCGCCGGCGCCGACCTCAGCAAGGTCGGCAGCATCCCGAGCCACGAGATCGGCCGCCAGCTGGCGCGCCTGGGCCACACGACGCTCGGCATGCTGTCCGAGCTCGGCGTCCCCTCGTTCGTCTTCATCAACGGGCTCGCGCTCGGCGGCGGCACCGAGATCGCCCTGAACGCCGACTACCGCACCGTGGACGCCTCGATCCCCGCGCTCGGGCTGCCCGAGGTCTTCCTCGGCATCATCCCCGGCTGGGGCGGCGCCTGGCTGCTGCCGAACCTGATCGGCATCGAGAACGCCCTCAAGGTGATCGTCGAGAACCCGCTGAAGAACAACCGGACCCTCAAGGGCCAGGACGTCTTCGACCTCGGCATCGCCGACGCGATCTTCCCCTCCGCGAGCTTCCTCGAGAACTCGCTGGTCTGGGCCGACGGCGTCCTCGACGGGAGCGTCGAGGTGAAGCGGCCGAACGTGCCCGGGAAGATCGAGCGGCTGGTCAAGTGGGACGCCGCGATCGCCATCGCGCGCAAGCAGCTCGAGTCGAAGATCGGCACCGTCGCCGCCTCGCCGTACCGCGCGCTCGACCTGCTCAAGGCCGCCAGGAGCAGCACCCGCGAGGAGGGCTTCGCCGCCGAGGACGAGGCCCTGGCCGATCTCGTGTCCGGCGACCAGTTCCGCGCGAGCATCTACGCCTTCGATCTCGTGCAGAAACGGGCGAAGCGCCCCGCGGGCGCCCCGGACAAGAGCCTCGCCAAGCCGGTCACCAAGGTGGGCGTCATCGGCGCGGGTCTGATGGCCACCCAGTTCGCGCTGCTCTTCGTCCGCCGCCTCCAGGTGCCGGTGGTCATCACCGACCTCGACCAGGAGCGCGTCGACCGCGGCGTCGCGAGCATCGTCGGCGAGATCGACACCCTGCTCGCCAAGGGCCGCCTCTCCCCCGACGACGCCAACCGCCTGCGCGGTCTCGTCACCGGAACGACCGATCGCGCCGACTTCGCGGACGCCGACTGGGTGATCGAGGCCGTCTTCGAGGAGCTCTCCGTCAAGCAGGAGGTCTTCGCCGACATCGAGCGCTACGTCTCCCCGACCGCCGTCCTCGCGACGAACACCTCGTCGCTCTCGGTCGAGCGGATCGGCGAGCGGCTCGAGCACCCGGAGCGCCTGGTCGGCTTCCACTTCTTCAACCCGGTGGCCGTGATGCCGCTGATCGAGGTCGTGAACACGCCGCAGACCGACGACGAGACGCTCTCGACGGCCATGGTGACGGCGGCGAAGCTGAAGAAGAACGCCGTCATCACCCGCGACACCCCGGGTTTCGTGGTCAACCGCGTCCTGGCGAAGGTCCTCGGCGAGGCGATGCACGCCGTCGACACCGGAACGCCCTTCGAGGTCGTCGAGGCGTCGCTCGAGCCGTTCGGACTGCCGATGACGCCGTTCGAGCTGCTCGAGCTGGTCGGCCTCAAGGTCGGCGCGCACGTCCTCGACACGCATCACGCGGCGTTCCCGGACCGCTTCTACGACAGTGCCAACCTGCACCGCCTGGCCGAGCTGGGCCACGTGTTCGAGCGCGACGCCAAGGGCCGGGTGAAGGGCGTGGACAAGCGCGCCGTCGCGATCGTCAAGGGCGGCTCCGATCCGATGACGGCGGAGGAGCTGCGCCTGCGCGTCGAGACCGGCCTCGCCGACGAGGTGAAGCGGATGCTCGACGACGACGTGGTCCACGCTGCGGAGGACATCGACCTCTGCCTCATCCTCGGCGCCGGCTACCCGTTCCAGATGGGCGGTCTGACGCCCTACCTCGACCGCGTCGGCGCGAGCGAGCGCGCCTTCGGCGGCACGTTCCACGAGCCGGCCGTCCGCGGGGTCCAGTAG
- a CDS encoding dihydrofolate reductase family protein — translation MILQPLVPAGAAIRLGDDGARAAIEAAYLPGAGVRVRLNMIASVNGSSIGSDGTSETLTNRVDRTILGVIRAQADVVLVGAASVRAEGYRVPKRAPLAVVSASGDLAGHRLEVQEGARVLLLLPEGREAPGGLPRGVEVVPVPATGERMRVDAILAALGALGLERVVCEGGASLSGQFLSSGRVDEICLTTAPRVVLPGLPVASTGARIDDSYALTSLAADDAGFTYARWTRTG, via the coding sequence GTGATCCTGCAGCCGCTCGTCCCCGCCGGTGCGGCGATCCGCCTCGGTGACGACGGCGCGCGAGCGGCGATCGAGGCGGCCTACCTCCCCGGCGCCGGGGTCCGCGTGCGGCTGAACATGATCGCGAGCGTCAACGGCTCGAGCATCGGCTCGGACGGCACGAGCGAGACGCTGACCAACCGCGTCGACCGGACGATCCTCGGCGTGATCCGCGCCCAGGCCGACGTCGTCCTCGTCGGCGCCGCCAGCGTCCGCGCGGAGGGCTACCGCGTGCCGAAGCGCGCGCCGCTCGCCGTCGTCTCGGCCTCCGGCGACCTGGCCGGCCACCGTCTCGAGGTGCAGGAAGGCGCCCGTGTGCTGCTGCTCCTGCCGGAGGGGCGCGAGGCGCCGGGCGGTCTCCCGCGCGGCGTCGAGGTCGTCCCCGTGCCCGCGACCGGCGAGCGGATGAGGGTCGACGCGATCCTCGCGGCCCTCGGCGCCCTCGGCCTCGAGCGGGTCGTCTGCGAGGGCGGCGCCTCCCTGTCGGGCCAATTCCTGTCCTCCGGCCGCGTCGACGAGATCTGCCTGACCACCGCGCCCCGCGTCGTGCTCCCCGGTCTCCCCGTGGCGTCGACCGGCGCCCGCATCGACGACTCCTACGCCCTGACGTCGCTCGCCGCCGACGACGCCGGCTTCACTTACGCGCGCTGGACCCGGACCGGCTGA
- a CDS encoding DUF3000 domain-containing protein — translation MPEFPAPSQLPEEFRAAAESLRRATTRSELTVSEIASPAGLAPYAVALSGDVSPRAHGRDSELGTGRFILLYDPEEPEQWGGPFRVVCFAQAPLEIEIGTDPFLAEVAWSWLMDALEVRGAFYTAASGTATKVLSTGFGELAAQGDGAQIEIRASWSPEDAQLAPHVEGWGELLCMLAGLPPVSGDGVTSLAFRRNNRD, via the coding sequence GTGCCCGAATTCCCAGCGCCGTCCCAGCTCCCGGAGGAGTTCCGCGCTGCGGCCGAGTCCCTGCGCCGGGCGACGACCCGCTCCGAGCTCACCGTCTCCGAGATCGCCTCGCCGGCCGGCCTCGCGCCGTACGCCGTCGCCCTCTCCGGCGACGTCTCGCCGCGGGCCCACGGCCGCGACTCGGAGCTGGGCACGGGCCGCTTCATCCTGCTCTACGACCCCGAGGAGCCCGAGCAGTGGGGCGGGCCGTTCCGCGTCGTCTGCTTCGCCCAGGCCCCGCTCGAGATCGAGATCGGCACCGACCCCTTCCTCGCCGAGGTCGCCTGGTCCTGGCTGATGGACGCGCTCGAGGTCCGCGGGGCGTTCTACACCGCCGCCTCGGGCACCGCGACCAAGGTCCTCTCGACCGGTTTCGGCGAGCTCGCCGCCCAGGGCGACGGCGCGCAGATCGAGATCCGGGCCTCCTGGAGCCCCGAGGATGCGCAGCTCGCTCCCCACGTGGAAGGCTGGGGCGAGCTGTTGTGCATGCTCGCGGGCCTCCCGCCCGTATCGGGCGACGGTGTGACCTCGCTCGCCTTCCGACGGAACAACCGTGACTGA
- a CDS encoding alpha/beta fold hydrolase, protein MLEARRHAAESAHTGVVLAAVLAAPALAALTALGAAALGTAFLRGVVTPPSRRAQDVRVLAVRPEVHEIELAASVDTAVRGGFSLWFDQGRGHARIGRLLATGRGRVVRELGQVDRGTLRPGARGRLNGWLLLSPRETGLPFTAEEVPTQFGAAPAWLFPAGGEGDVWAIHVHGRATTREETLRGMAAFHRAGLTSLVVSYRNDGDAPSSPDRRYALGETEWRDIDAAIRFAERRGARRIVLVGWSMGGAIVLQTALRSSRRGLIAGLVLDSPVIDWRVTLRKQARLNRIPAPIAALALTAMQRPWSAALTGQSSHVPLAAMDLVERAGELTVPVLLLHSVDDDFVPSGPSEALAAARPDLVELVLFHGAGHTRLWNDDPALWESSVERWLAERALSRSGSSARK, encoded by the coding sequence ATGCTCGAAGCCCGCAGGCACGCCGCGGAGAGCGCGCACACCGGTGTCGTCCTCGCCGCGGTCCTCGCGGCCCCCGCCCTCGCGGCGCTGACGGCCCTCGGCGCCGCCGCACTGGGGACGGCCTTCCTCCGCGGTGTGGTCACTCCGCCCTCGCGTCGCGCGCAGGACGTCCGGGTGCTCGCCGTGCGGCCGGAGGTGCACGAGATCGAGCTGGCGGCCTCCGTGGACACCGCGGTCCGGGGCGGCTTCAGCCTCTGGTTCGACCAGGGGCGCGGGCACGCGCGGATCGGGCGGCTGCTCGCGACCGGGCGAGGACGGGTCGTCCGGGAGCTCGGGCAGGTCGACCGCGGAACGCTGCGTCCCGGCGCGCGGGGGCGGCTCAACGGCTGGCTGCTGCTCTCGCCGCGGGAGACCGGCCTGCCGTTCACGGCGGAGGAGGTGCCGACGCAGTTCGGCGCCGCTCCGGCCTGGCTCTTCCCGGCCGGGGGCGAGGGCGACGTCTGGGCGATCCACGTGCACGGCCGTGCGACGACGCGCGAGGAGACGCTGCGCGGGATGGCGGCGTTCCACCGCGCCGGGCTCACCTCGCTGGTCGTCTCCTACCGCAACGACGGCGATGCTCCGTCGAGCCCCGACCGTCGCTACGCGCTGGGGGAGACGGAGTGGCGCGACATCGATGCCGCCATCCGCTTCGCCGAGCGGCGCGGCGCCCGGCGGATCGTGCTCGTCGGCTGGTCGATGGGCGGGGCGATCGTGCTGCAGACCGCGCTCCGCTCGAGCCGCCGCGGCCTGATCGCGGGGCTCGTGCTCGACTCCCCGGTGATCGACTGGCGGGTGACCCTGCGGAAGCAGGCCCGGCTGAACCGGATCCCGGCGCCGATCGCCGCGCTCGCCCTCACGGCGATGCAGCGGCCGTGGTCGGCGGCCCTGACCGGGCAGAGCAGCCACGTCCCGCTGGCGGCGATGGACCTGGTCGAGCGCGCCGGCGAGCTGACCGTCCCGGTCCTGCTCCTGCACAGCGTCGACGACGACTTCGTGCCGAGCGGTCCGTCCGAGGCCCTCGCCGCGGCGCGACCGGACCTGGTCGAGCTCGTGCTCTTCCACGGGGCCGGGCACACCCGGCTCTGGAACGACGACCCCGCGCTCTGGGAGTCGTCGGTCGAGCGCTGGCTCGCCGAGCGGGCGCTCAGCCGGTCCGGGTCCAGCGCGCGTAAGTGA
- a CDS encoding ribonuclease D, with amino-acid sequence MTDYRVLSTPDEFLAAVDALAAGEGPVAVDAERASGFTYSQRAYLIQVYRRGAGAFLFDPPAIGRMDALQAVIGEEEWILHAASQDLACLREVGLDPVRIFDTELAARLLGLPKVGLGAVVEDLLGIHLAKEHSAADWSTRPLPQSWLVYAAKDVELLPDLRDRMAEMLVEARKTRIAREEFEATLARQPKPVPAEPWRRLSGMHALRGPRALAIARELWLARNAFARERDIAPGRLIPDSSIIAVSRNVPTSLGQLSGRRDFTGRASRGEVERWWAAIERGQSTEDLPGPVRPAADTLPPPRAWGDRNPAADARLKAARAVVGEIAELLSLPVENLLTPELVRRLAWNPPEPIDKDSVAAELERAGARSWQIDATAGSLATAFVEAGQAPVEGTEPAS; translated from the coding sequence GTGACTGATTACCGTGTCCTCTCCACCCCCGACGAGTTCCTCGCCGCGGTCGACGCCCTCGCCGCCGGCGAGGGTCCCGTCGCCGTCGACGCCGAGCGCGCCTCCGGCTTCACCTACTCGCAGCGCGCGTACCTGATCCAGGTCTACCGGCGCGGAGCCGGCGCGTTCCTCTTCGACCCGCCCGCGATCGGCCGGATGGACGCCCTCCAGGCCGTGATCGGCGAGGAGGAGTGGATCCTGCACGCCGCCAGCCAGGACCTGGCCTGCCTGCGCGAGGTCGGCCTCGATCCCGTGCGCATCTTCGACACCGAGCTCGCCGCCCGCCTGCTCGGCCTGCCCAAGGTCGGCCTCGGCGCCGTCGTCGAGGACCTGCTCGGCATCCACCTCGCCAAGGAGCACTCGGCCGCCGACTGGTCGACCCGCCCCCTGCCGCAGAGCTGGCTCGTCTACGCCGCGAAGGACGTCGAGCTGCTGCCCGACCTGCGCGACCGGATGGCCGAGATGCTGGTCGAGGCCCGCAAGACCCGGATCGCCCGCGAGGAGTTCGAGGCGACCCTGGCCCGGCAGCCCAAGCCGGTCCCGGCCGAGCCGTGGCGCCGCCTCTCCGGCATGCACGCTCTGCGCGGCCCGCGCGCCCTCGCCATCGCCCGCGAGCTCTGGCTGGCCCGCAACGCCTTCGCCCGCGAGCGCGACATCGCACCCGGCCGGCTGATCCCCGACTCCTCGATCATCGCCGTGTCGCGCAACGTCCCGACGAGCCTCGGCCAGCTCTCCGGCCGCCGCGACTTCACCGGTCGCGCCAGCCGCGGCGAGGTCGAGCGCTGGTGGGCCGCGATCGAGCGCGGCCAGAGCACCGAGGACCTGCCCGGCCCGGTGCGCCCCGCGGCCGACACCCTTCCGCCGCCGCGGGCGTGGGGCGACCGCAACCCGGCCGCCGACGCCCGCCTGAAGGCGGCCCGCGCCGTCGTCGGCGAGATCGCCGAGCTGCTCTCGCTGCCGGTGGAGAATCTGCTCACGCCCGAGCTGGTCCGCCGCCTCGCCTGGAACCCGCCGGAGCCGATCGACAAGGACTCCGTCGCCGCCGAGCTGGAGCGCGCGGGAGCCCGCTCCTGGCAGATCGACGCGACCGCCGGCTCGCTCGCCACCGCCTTTGTGGAAGCCGGGCAAGCACCGGTCGAGGGCACGGAACCCGCTTCGTAG
- a CDS encoding sulfurtransferase yields the protein MPVELDPSPKFATYAHPERLVSGEWLEQRLGTPGLVVVESDEDVLLYETGHIPGSVKIDWHTDLNDPVQRDYIEGDAFAALVGAKGIARDSTVVIYGDKNNWWAAYALWVFTLFGHEDVRLLDGGRDKWIADGRPITTDASSPAAVEYPAVERRDGDIRAFKEDVLAHFGNPLIDVRSPEEFSGARTTAPAYPEEGALRAGHIPSAQNVPWGKAAAEDGTFRPLDELNGIYRDGAGLTDGDTVIAYCRIGERSSHTWFVLTHLLGFEGVKNYDGSWTEWGSAVRVPIVQGAEPGEAPAPR from the coding sequence TTGCCCGTTGAACTCGATCCGTCGCCGAAGTTCGCCACCTACGCGCACCCCGAACGACTCGTGAGCGGCGAGTGGCTCGAGCAGCGTCTCGGCACCCCGGGCCTCGTGGTCGTCGAGTCCGACGAGGACGTCCTGCTCTACGAGACCGGCCACATCCCCGGCTCGGTCAAGATCGACTGGCACACCGACCTCAACGACCCGGTGCAGCGCGACTACATCGAGGGCGACGCGTTCGCGGCCCTCGTCGGCGCGAAGGGCATCGCCCGCGACAGCACCGTCGTCATCTACGGCGACAAGAACAACTGGTGGGCCGCCTACGCCCTCTGGGTCTTCACCCTCTTCGGCCACGAGGACGTCCGACTGCTCGACGGCGGCCGCGACAAGTGGATCGCCGACGGCCGGCCGATCACCACCGACGCCTCGAGCCCCGCCGCGGTCGAGTACCCGGCGGTCGAGCGCCGCGACGGCGACATCCGCGCCTTCAAGGAGGACGTGCTCGCCCACTTCGGCAACCCGCTGATCGACGTCCGCTCCCCCGAGGAGTTCTCCGGCGCCCGCACCACCGCGCCGGCCTACCCGGAGGAGGGCGCCCTGCGCGCCGGCCACATCCCCAGCGCGCAGAACGTGCCGTGGGGCAAGGCCGCGGCCGAGGACGGGACCTTCCGCCCGCTCGACGAGCTGAACGGCATCTACCGCGACGGCGCGGGCCTCACCGACGGCGACACCGTGATCGCCTACTGCCGGATCGGCGAGCGCTCCTCGCACACCTGGTTCGTGCTCACCCACCTGCTCGGCTTCGAGGGCGTCAAGAACTACGACGGCTCCTGGACCGAGTGGGGCAGCGCCGTCCGCGTCCCCATCGTCCAGGGCGCCGAGCCCGGCGAGGCCCCCGCGCCCCGCTGA
- a CDS encoding thiolase family protein, which translates to MAERSEVVFVDGVRTPFGRAGEKGMYWQTRADDLVVKAMIGLLERNTALPKERVDEVAIAATTQQGDQGLTLGRTAALLAGLPRSVPGYAIDRMCAGAMTSVTTTAGGIAFGAYDVVIAGGVEHMGRHPMGFNADPNPRFLSERLVGEEALNMGKTAEKIHDRFPQLTKSRSDHYALRSQQKLAEAYRNGNVQPDLIPVATRSAAGWGLATADEAPRPETTLEGLATLRTPFRPHGRVTAGNSSGLNDGAAVSLLASADAAKELGLPEKMRLVSFAFAGVEPEIMGIGPVPSTEKALKKAGLGIEDIGLFELNEAFAVQVLSFLDHFGIDDDDPRVNEYGGAIAIGHPLASSGVRLMIQLARQFEAHPEVRYGLTAMCVGLGQGGSVIWENPHFDGKRARRKGR; encoded by the coding sequence GTGGCCGAGAGATCCGAAGTCGTGTTCGTCGACGGAGTCCGTACTCCGTTCGGACGGGCCGGTGAGAAGGGCATGTACTGGCAGACCCGGGCCGACGACCTCGTCGTCAAGGCCATGATCGGTCTGCTCGAGCGCAACACCGCCCTGCCGAAGGAGCGCGTGGACGAGGTCGCCATCGCCGCGACCACCCAGCAGGGTGACCAGGGCCTGACCCTCGGCCGCACCGCCGCGCTCCTCGCGGGCCTGCCGCGCTCCGTCCCCGGCTACGCGATCGACCGGATGTGCGCGGGCGCGATGACCTCGGTCACCACGACCGCCGGCGGCATCGCCTTCGGCGCCTACGACGTCGTGATCGCCGGCGGTGTCGAGCACATGGGCCGCCACCCGATGGGCTTCAACGCCGATCCCAACCCGCGCTTCCTCTCCGAGCGCCTGGTCGGCGAGGAGGCCCTCAACATGGGCAAGACGGCGGAGAAGATCCACGACCGCTTCCCGCAGCTCACCAAGAGCCGCTCCGACCACTACGCCCTGCGCAGCCAGCAGAAGCTCGCCGAGGCCTACCGCAACGGGAACGTCCAGCCGGATCTCATCCCCGTCGCCACCCGCAGCGCCGCCGGCTGGGGCCTCGCCACCGCCGACGAGGCGCCGCGCCCCGAGACCACGCTCGAGGGCCTCGCCACCCTGCGCACCCCGTTCCGCCCGCACGGACGCGTCACCGCGGGCAACTCCTCCGGGCTCAACGACGGCGCCGCCGTCTCGCTGCTCGCCAGCGCCGACGCCGCGAAGGAGCTCGGCCTCCCCGAGAAGATGCGCCTGGTCAGCTTCGCCTTCGCCGGCGTCGAGCCCGAGATCATGGGCATCGGCCCGGTCCCCTCGACCGAGAAGGCGCTGAAGAAGGCCGGGCTCGGCATCGAGGACATCGGCCTCTTCGAGCTCAACGAGGCGTTCGCCGTGCAGGTGCTCTCCTTCCTCGACCACTTCGGCATCGACGACGACGACCCGCGGGTCAACGAGTACGGCGGAGCGATCGCGATCGGCCACCCGCTCGCCTCGTCCGGCGTCCGGCTGATGATCCAGCTGGCCCGGCAGTTCGAGGCGCACCCCGAGGTCCGCTACGGCCTGACCGCGATGTGCGTCGGTCTCGGCCAGGGCGGCTCGGTCATCTGGGAGAACCCGCACTTCGACGGCAAGCGCGCACGACGGAAGGGACGCTGA
- the dxs gene encoding 1-deoxy-D-xylulose-5-phosphate synthase has translation MAVLETIAGPRDLDRLTRTELETLAVEIRDFLVREVSKTGGHLGPNLGVVETTIAIHRVFDSPHDAIIFDTGHQSYVHKLLTGRQDFSGLRQRGGLAGYPQRSESPHDIVESSHASSSLSWADGISRAFTMTGQTDRHVVAVVGDGALTGGMTWEALNNISDDNSRGLVIVVNDNGRSYAPTIGGMARFLNGVRTRRTYRTLHRGSRAVSERLGGPAAAVYRGVRGGLHGFLSRFINNEALYSNLDIKYLGPIDGHDLTAMEEALQQAKDYGTPVIVHAITQKGKGFEPAVQDLADQFHAVGQIDPETGEPLSASGARSWTSVFAEEIVTLADEDPTIVGITAAMLRPVGLDRLAEKYPDRVFDVGIAEQHAVTSAAGLAFGGLHPVVALYATFVNRAFDQVLMDVALHRAGVTFVLDRAGVTGPDGPSHHGMWDLAILQVVPNIRLAAPRDSVRLREELREAVGVTDAPTVVRFSKGNVGDEIDALERLDDGVDVLLRSERRDVLIVTVGPMAAMGLDVARRLAAQGIGATVIDPRWVVPVPRSVIDLAAEHRLVISIEDGVRVGGIGTRIRQDLREAGVDTAVTELGLPDQFLDHAKREEILEDVGLTPQHIARDVVAQVLGSKIPVARPLPEEVAAHDDARKD, from the coding sequence ATGGCTGTTCTCGAGACCATCGCCGGACCGCGCGACCTCGATCGCCTGACCCGGACGGAGCTCGAGACGCTCGCCGTCGAGATCCGCGACTTCCTGGTGCGCGAGGTGTCCAAGACCGGCGGCCACCTCGGCCCGAACCTCGGCGTCGTCGAGACGACCATCGCGATCCACCGCGTCTTCGACTCGCCGCACGACGCGATCATCTTCGACACCGGGCACCAGTCCTACGTCCACAAGCTGCTCACAGGCCGCCAGGACTTCTCCGGCCTGCGGCAGCGCGGCGGTCTCGCCGGCTACCCGCAGCGCTCCGAGTCGCCGCACGACATCGTCGAGAGCTCGCACGCGTCGAGCTCGCTGTCCTGGGCGGACGGCATCTCGCGCGCGTTCACGATGACCGGGCAGACGGACCGCCATGTGGTCGCGGTCGTCGGCGACGGCGCGCTCACCGGCGGGATGACCTGGGAGGCGCTGAACAACATCAGCGACGACAACTCCCGTGGGCTCGTCATCGTCGTCAACGACAACGGCCGCTCCTACGCCCCGACCATAGGCGGCATGGCGCGCTTCCTCAACGGCGTCCGCACCCGGCGCACCTACCGCACGCTGCACCGCGGCTCGCGCGCCGTCTCCGAGCGCCTGGGCGGCCCCGCGGCCGCTGTCTACCGCGGAGTGCGCGGCGGCCTGCACGGCTTCCTCAGCCGCTTCATCAACAACGAGGCGCTGTACTCCAACCTCGACATCAAGTACCTCGGCCCGATCGACGGACACGACCTCACCGCGATGGAGGAGGCGCTCCAGCAGGCCAAGGACTACGGCACGCCGGTGATCGTGCACGCGATCACCCAGAAGGGCAAGGGCTTCGAGCCCGCCGTCCAGGACCTCGCGGACCAGTTCCACGCGGTCGGCCAGATCGACCCGGAGACCGGCGAGCCGCTCAGCGCGAGCGGCGCCCGCTCCTGGACCTCGGTCTTCGCGGAGGAGATCGTCACCCTCGCCGACGAGGACCCGACGATCGTCGGCATCACCGCCGCGATGCTCCGTCCGGTGGGCCTCGACCGCCTGGCCGAGAAGTACCCGGACCGCGTCTTCGATGTCGGCATCGCGGAGCAGCACGCCGTGACCTCGGCCGCCGGTCTCGCCTTCGGCGGTCTGCACCCCGTCGTCGCGCTCTACGCGACCTTCGTCAACCGCGCCTTCGACCAGGTGCTGATGGATGTGGCGCTGCACCGCGCCGGCGTCACCTTCGTGCTCGACCGCGCCGGAGTCACGGGCCCCGACGGGCCGAGCCACCACGGCATGTGGGACCTGGCGATCCTCCAGGTCGTCCCGAACATCCGCCTCGCCGCGCCGCGCGACTCCGTGCGCCTGCGCGAGGAGCTGCGCGAGGCCGTCGGCGTGACCGACGCGCCGACCGTCGTGCGCTTCTCCAAGGGCAACGTCGGCGACGAGATCGACGCGCTCGAGCGCCTCGACGACGGCGTGGACGTGCTGCTGCGCTCGGAGCGCCGGGACGTGCTGATCGTCACCGTCGGACCGATGGCCGCGATGGGCCTCGACGTCGCCCGTCGCCTCGCCGCGCAGGGCATCGGCGCCACGGTCATCGACCCGCGCTGGGTCGTGCCGGTGCCGCGCAGCGTCATCGACCTCGCGGCCGAGCACCGCCTCGTGATCTCGATCGAGGACGGCGTCCGCGTCGGCGGCATCGGCACCCGGATCCGCCAGGACCTCCGCGAGGCCGGCGTCGACACTGCCGTCACCGAGCTGGGGCTGCCGGATCAGTTCCTCGACCACGCCAAGCGCGAGGAGATCCTCGAGGACGTCGGACTGACCCCGCAGCACATCGCCCGCGACGTCGTCGCCCAGGTGCTCGGCAGCAAGATCCCGGTCGCGCGCCCGCTGCCCGAAGAGGTCGCGGCGCACGACGACGCCCGCAAGGACTGA